A portion of the uncultured Draconibacterium sp. genome contains these proteins:
- a CDS encoding glycoside hydrolase family 88 protein, translating into MLKTISLLALIILLFSCKTPEKSDDQLSAVIDHSLKVATQQSLKMAESLKDQSDKLPQTIDKNGNLVTCNSDWWVSGFFPGVLWYLYENDPTDSLKLWAENFTMRVEDQQYTTDNHDVGFMIFCSFGNGYRITGNPEYKEVIHNASKSLITRFNPTIGCIRSWDYASWSAQWQYPVIIDNMMNLELLEWSAKAFNDTTLSHVARTHANTTMKNHFRDDYSSYHVVSYDTITGAVEKKNTSQGYSDDSAWARGQAWGLYGYTMMYRETGDKTYLDQAKHIADFLINHPNLPEDKIPYWDFNAPDIPNALRDASAGAIMCSALLELSQYLPDEKAGSYLSIAEQQIRTLSSDEYLAQPGENANFILKHSVGHMPNKSEVDVPLSYADYYFVEALTRMKKVLKGEELF; encoded by the coding sequence ATGTTAAAAACCATTTCCTTACTTGCTTTAATCATCTTGCTCTTTAGTTGTAAAACACCTGAAAAAAGTGATGATCAATTAAGCGCGGTAATCGACCACTCACTAAAAGTCGCTACACAACAAAGCCTAAAAATGGCCGAATCGTTAAAAGACCAATCCGATAAATTGCCACAAACCATTGATAAAAACGGCAACCTTGTTACCTGTAATTCGGATTGGTGGGTAAGCGGATTTTTCCCCGGAGTTTTATGGTACTTATATGAAAACGATCCTACAGACAGTTTGAAACTTTGGGCTGAGAACTTCACCATGCGTGTTGAAGACCAGCAATACACTACCGATAATCACGATGTTGGTTTTATGATATTTTGCAGCTTTGGAAACGGTTACCGAATTACCGGAAATCCGGAGTATAAAGAAGTGATTCACAATGCGTCAAAATCACTGATCACACGTTTTAACCCTACGATCGGCTGTATCCGTTCGTGGGATTATGCCAGCTGGAGTGCGCAATGGCAGTACCCGGTTATCATCGACAATATGATGAACCTGGAATTACTGGAATGGAGTGCCAAAGCATTTAACGACACCACATTAAGTCACGTGGCAAGAACACATGCAAACACCACCATGAAAAACCATTTCCGTGATGATTACAGCAGCTACCACGTAGTTTCATACGACACCATTACCGGAGCGGTTGAAAAGAAAAATACTTCACAGGGCTATTCTGACGACTCAGCATGGGCGCGCGGACAAGCATGGGGACTTTATGGTTACACCATGATGTACCGGGAAACCGGTGACAAAACTTATTTAGACCAGGCAAAACATATTGCCGATTTTCTTATCAATCACCCCAATTTGCCGGAAGACAAAATTCCTTATTGGGATTTTAATGCTCCTGACATTCCTAATGCTTTACGTGACGCATCGGCAGGTGCAATTATGTGTTCTGCCCTACTTGAATTAAGCCAATATTTACCCGATGAAAAAGCAGGTTCATACCTTTCAATAGCCGAGCAGCAAATCAGAACTTTAAGTTCGGACGAATACCTTGCACAGCCAGGGGAAAACGCCAATTTTATACTAAAGCACAGTGTTGGACACATGCCCAACAAATCGGAGGTGGATGTGCCGTTGAGTTATGCCGATTATTATTTTGTGGAGGCGTTAACGCGAATGAAAAAAGTGCTAAAAGGAGAAGAACTATTTTAG
- a CDS encoding two-component regulator propeller domain-containing protein: MLRITKLLFVLLFCSFAALAQNELYFSHLGTENGLTIDKSNSITQDQNGFMWIGTLNGLTRFDGYDYVTYHPHFHDSTSISNREITKLMVDKAGNLWIGTASGLNFMNLETGALKRYKIRSRILSLTEDHTGIIWIGTWNDGLYKLNPESGEMNHYLASEVVSDIYEDSRQNLWIATYNGLVRFYPESGEYLRYVEEPGKNSLSNSTITQIVESKEGNLWIGTWSGGLNKAELNSNGEITRFTHYRESARPNSLGDDVVFKLYYDQFDNLWIGSWNEGLSLLKYDQQQLPPEKAGFWNYQASVNNPGSLSSNAVSALFVDKSGLLWVGSSKIDRASITDNGLSRYVLPETVDNLGNKIYIKSFAAYNNQLWIGTSYNLLQYENQNGVYVLKKDYGEQKYTQDGREFIAYTIYDMYADNTGLWIGTEDAGLIHYQFTRDMELDLSSREYYNENTQVAIPGNKVIELFPSEKYSNVMYAGITERGFVILKTDGKKVVSVKSFSSGPENDQISSNIIRALHEDSSGDVWIGTENGLNCYHPETGKLSKYFYSTTDKKSLNDNAVNALLEDSFGNLWVGTTSGLNRKIKEVDSSGNEVVKFKGFPEIEYLQNDLISGLMEDKSGHLWIRTYRGIVEFDIKNEVIVSKHFSQDYQNDRVERNAQFVLEDGRMVVGNLTGFIVQEPKNISQTEHATNVVITDLMIYDKSMNDELELRTKYGIDADIPYAEKVNLSYKDKMVTFSFSDMDYKNPGKNEYFFRMEGFDEQWNSAGTRNTATYTNLPPGDYTFKVVASAGNDVDYTKATTFQVSMSPPWWKSIVAYIVYGLLFIAVLYFFMKYSIINAQKKSELAFEHLRAEELRSLNEQKTLFFTDITHELRTPLTLILGPSKELLDNKKLSAESHKLAQLINTSAYKLLRLVNQLLEFRKIEKGIPDSFYIQHCNLVNLLHEVFNFFKPMADSRQIEFKLSATPENIMANFDPDKMEKIIFNLLSNAFKYSPDNSAISIAAFERTNTKDAKEVVIEVQDSGVGIAKEYQEKIFERFFQVKQLRTQSTGGIGLFMAKAMIEQHGGSIELDSEEGKGSCFRLVLPLNNELAAKAEKSEKWKPEDSVTTLVQPEDATFENILHDTALNGSDNTKPHVLVVEDDTDLKEFLCTGLSKHLSVECADNGKEALEKIKANTPDLILSDVMMPEMDGFELCSQLRNDLNYSHIPVIFLTAKTMQEDQVKGLKLGAVDYIYKPFNMVSLSLKIYNLLTLQKQKQERLRTEEILEPEHIELSSLDEEFLKAAVQSVQDNLDNTDFDVEAFSAELKVSANQAYRKIKALTGQTANEFIRTQRLKVASGLLVQKKRSISEVIYMVGFTSPSYFSRCFKDFYGCTPKEYIEKNT, encoded by the coding sequence ATGCTACGAATTACTAAACTGCTTTTTGTTCTTCTTTTTTGCTCTTTTGCGGCATTGGCGCAAAACGAGCTTTACTTTTCTCATCTGGGAACGGAAAACGGACTGACCATCGATAAATCAAACTCCATCACTCAAGACCAGAATGGTTTTATGTGGATTGGCACATTAAATGGCCTGACACGTTTTGATGGTTACGACTATGTAACTTATCATCCTCATTTTCACGATTCAACTTCAATATCAAACCGTGAAATTACGAAGTTAATGGTTGACAAGGCCGGCAATTTGTGGATTGGCACGGCAAGTGGTTTGAATTTTATGAACCTGGAAACCGGGGCTTTAAAACGGTATAAAATACGAAGCCGGATTTTATCGCTGACAGAAGACCACACCGGGATTATTTGGATTGGTACCTGGAATGATGGATTATACAAACTCAATCCCGAAAGCGGAGAAATGAATCACTATCTGGCCAGTGAGGTGGTTAGTGATATTTATGAAGACTCGCGCCAAAATTTGTGGATAGCGACCTACAACGGCCTGGTTCGTTTTTATCCCGAAAGTGGGGAGTATTTGCGTTATGTTGAAGAGCCCGGTAAAAATTCACTTTCAAATTCAACCATTACCCAAATTGTTGAATCGAAAGAAGGAAACCTGTGGATTGGAACCTGGAGCGGAGGATTGAACAAAGCTGAATTAAATAGCAATGGAGAAATAACGCGCTTTACACATTATCGCGAAAGTGCCAGACCAAACAGTTTAGGCGATGATGTAGTGTTTAAGTTGTATTACGATCAGTTTGATAATCTGTGGATAGGATCGTGGAACGAAGGTTTAAGTTTACTGAAATATGATCAGCAGCAACTTCCGCCCGAAAAAGCCGGATTTTGGAACTATCAGGCTTCGGTAAATAACCCCGGAAGTTTGTCGTCAAATGCCGTATCGGCGCTGTTTGTCGATAAAAGTGGTTTGCTTTGGGTGGGATCATCAAAAATAGACAGAGCCTCGATAACCGACAATGGTTTAAGTCGTTATGTGTTGCCGGAAACTGTCGATAATCTTGGAAATAAAATCTATATAAAAAGTTTTGCAGCCTATAACAATCAGTTGTGGATTGGTACTTCGTACAATCTTTTGCAGTACGAAAACCAAAACGGAGTGTACGTTTTAAAGAAAGATTATGGCGAGCAGAAATACACACAAGACGGCCGCGAGTTTATTGCGTATACCATTTACGATATGTATGCCGATAACACCGGACTCTGGATCGGTACTGAAGATGCGGGACTAATCCATTATCAGTTTACCCGTGATATGGAACTCGATCTTTCGAGCCGTGAATATTACAACGAAAATACGCAAGTAGCGATTCCGGGAAATAAAGTAATTGAATTGTTTCCATCTGAAAAATATTCCAACGTAATGTATGCGGGTATTACAGAGCGTGGTTTTGTAATTTTAAAAACAGATGGAAAGAAAGTCGTTTCGGTAAAGAGTTTTTCGTCAGGTCCTGAAAATGATCAGATAAGTAGCAATATTATCCGGGCATTACACGAAGACAGTTCGGGAGATGTTTGGATAGGTACGGAAAACGGCCTCAACTGCTATCATCCTGAAACAGGGAAGTTAAGCAAATATTTTTATTCAACCACCGACAAAAAGTCGTTGAATGACAATGCGGTAAATGCCCTTCTCGAAGATTCATTTGGTAACCTGTGGGTGGGGACGACATCCGGATTAAACCGAAAAATTAAGGAAGTTGATTCGTCGGGAAATGAAGTGGTGAAGTTTAAAGGATTTCCTGAAATTGAGTACTTGCAAAACGACCTCATATCGGGATTAATGGAAGACAAATCGGGGCATTTGTGGATTCGTACTTATCGCGGTATTGTGGAGTTCGATATAAAAAATGAGGTGATTGTTAGTAAGCATTTTTCACAGGATTACCAGAACGATCGCGTGGAACGAAATGCACAATTTGTGTTGGAAGATGGTAGAATGGTGGTGGGTAACCTGACTGGTTTTATTGTGCAGGAACCCAAAAATATCAGCCAAACGGAGCATGCGACAAATGTTGTAATTACCGATTTGATGATTTACGACAAAAGCATGAACGATGAGCTGGAGCTCAGAACAAAATACGGGATTGATGCTGATATTCCTTATGCTGAAAAAGTAAACCTGTCGTACAAAGACAAAATGGTGACCTTTAGTTTTTCGGATATGGATTATAAAAATCCCGGGAAAAATGAATACTTCTTCCGGATGGAAGGTTTTGATGAGCAGTGGAACAGTGCCGGAACACGAAATACGGCCACTTACACTAACCTGCCGCCGGGCGATTACACCTTTAAAGTTGTGGCGAGTGCCGGCAACGATGTTGATTATACAAAAGCTACTACCTTTCAGGTTTCTATGTCGCCACCGTGGTGGAAATCAATTGTTGCCTACATCGTTTATGGCTTGTTGTTTATTGCCGTTTTGTATTTTTTTATGAAATACTCGATCATCAATGCGCAAAAGAAAAGCGAGCTGGCATTCGAGCATTTAAGAGCCGAAGAGTTGCGAAGTCTGAACGAACAGAAAACACTGTTTTTTACCGATATAACCCATGAATTAAGAACGCCGTTAACACTTATTTTAGGGCCATCAAAAGAATTGCTTGACAATAAAAAACTGAGCGCCGAGTCGCACAAACTGGCACAATTAATAAATACCAGCGCTTATAAACTTTTACGTCTGGTTAATCAGCTGCTCGAGTTTCGGAAAATTGAAAAAGGAATTCCCGATAGTTTTTATATCCAGCATTGTAATCTGGTGAACCTGCTTCACGAGGTTTTCAATTTCTTTAAACCAATGGCCGACTCGCGGCAAATCGAATTTAAATTGAGTGCTACTCCTGAGAATATCATGGCCAATTTTGACCCCGATAAGATGGAGAAAATAATATTTAACCTCTTGTCGAATGCCTTTAAATATTCACCAGATAACAGTGCAATCTCGATAGCTGCTTTTGAGCGAACCAACACTAAAGATGCAAAAGAAGTGGTAATTGAAGTTCAGGACAGTGGTGTTGGAATTGCAAAAGAGTACCAGGAGAAAATATTTGAGCGTTTTTTCCAGGTGAAACAGTTGCGTACACAAAGTACGGGCGGAATTGGTTTGTTTATGGCTAAGGCGATGATCGAGCAGCACGGCGGATCGATTGAGTTAGACAGCGAAGAAGGAAAGGGTAGTTGCTTCCGACTGGTTTTGCCACTGAACAACGAACTGGCTGCCAAGGCTGAAAAAAGCGAAAAATGGAAACCTGAAGATTCAGTAACAACTTTGGTTCAGCCAGAAGATGCGACATTTGAGAATATTTTACACGACACCGCTTTAAACGGATCGGACAATACAAAACCACATGTTTTGGTGGTTGAAGATGATACTGATTTGAAGGAGTTTTTGTGCACCGGCTTATCGAAACATTTAAGTGTTGAGTGCGCAGATAACGGCAAAGAAGCACTTGAAAAAATTAAGGCAAACACGCCCGACCTTATTCTTTCGGATGTGATGATGCCCGAAATGGATGGTTTTGAGCTTTGCAGCCAACTTCGAAACGACTTGAATTATTCTCACATTCCGGTAATTTTCCTTACTGCTAAAACCATGCAGGAAGATCAGGTAAAAGGGTTAAAACTTGGGGCGGTGGATTACATCTACAAACCGTTTAACATGGTTTCTTTATCGCTGAAAATTTATAACCTGTTAACCCTGCAAAAACAGAAGCAGGAGCGTTTACGAACGGAGGAAATTTTAGAACCGGAACACATTGAATTGTCATCGCTGGATGAGGAATTTCTGAAAGCTGCAGTTCAATCGGTTCAGGACAATTTAGACAATACCGATTTTGATGTGGAAGCTTTTAGTGCCGAACTAAAAGTAAGCGCCAACCAGGCCTATAGAAAAATAAAAGCACTTACCGGGCAAACGGCCAACGAGTTTATCCGTACACAACGCTTAAAAGTTGCATCAGGACTGTTGGTGCAGAAAAAGCGATCGATTAGTGAAGTGATTTATATGGTTGGATTTACCAGCCCGTCGTATTTTAGCCGCTGCTTTAAAGACTTTTATGGTTGTACCCCAAAAGAATACATCGAAAAGAATACCTGA
- a CDS encoding RagB/SusD family nutrient uptake outer membrane protein, with amino-acid sequence MKKNKFHILIVMALTFLAISCSEDFLDETPYSSYAPETLTDEAGIEAALKGLHYNFGRLWTWSDQQGWAGVWQDGTDVCSPGGVQGVEIPFFKYEDLNSENAAVKYMWEMCYLIINNANNALVAIGEDGDPAKMAEARFFRGYCYNILATLYGDVPLLTEPTSSARTDLERTPVAQVNAQVVEDLKYAADNLPDITGTVSESRANKHMAMQSLGEVYLRLDQPADAETVLTSIINSGFFSIVEERYGVAIDVNGDYFSDMFKFGNQRRSEGNTEAIWTFELEYNKGGISGGFTNAPQQRRNWVPAYHNVPGMTYVYDGVDESFVHPYGGRGNGRIRPSNWVKYELYEEGDIRNSENNITRTMYYNSPGYSATWGVDANGYRVDADSPDAVKVVEVQEGDTALIAASDTLEVMFPYTRKWDSFDPTDQWGWTNIKDFPIMRFGETYLLRAEARFKNGNAAGAADDINVLRDRAFKAARAESGNSDLGKVSSSDIDLDFILDERARELFAEENRRMTLMRTGTLVERAALNTESTIKGTISGISEINLLLPIPLSEIQRNKDVQWEQNPGYN; translated from the coding sequence ATGAAGAAGAATAAATTTCATATATTGATAGTGATGGCTTTAACGTTTTTGGCCATCTCTTGCAGCGAAGACTTTTTGGACGAGACACCGTATTCTTCGTATGCACCTGAAACATTAACCGACGAAGCCGGTATTGAGGCTGCGTTGAAAGGATTACACTATAATTTTGGTAGACTCTGGACCTGGTCTGACCAACAAGGTTGGGCTGGTGTTTGGCAGGACGGAACCGATGTATGTTCTCCCGGTGGCGTTCAAGGTGTTGAAATTCCGTTTTTTAAATACGAAGACCTGAACTCTGAGAATGCCGCCGTGAAGTACATGTGGGAAATGTGCTACCTGATCATTAACAACGCGAACAATGCACTTGTGGCTATTGGTGAAGATGGCGATCCGGCTAAAATGGCCGAAGCAAGATTCTTCCGCGGATACTGTTACAACATCCTGGCAACACTTTATGGCGATGTACCATTGCTAACAGAGCCAACATCTTCTGCACGTACAGATTTGGAGCGGACTCCTGTTGCACAGGTTAACGCACAAGTTGTTGAGGATTTAAAATATGCAGCAGATAACTTACCCGACATTACTGGTACAGTAAGCGAAAGCCGCGCCAACAAACACATGGCTATGCAAAGTTTGGGCGAAGTGTATTTGCGCCTGGATCAACCGGCTGATGCAGAAACCGTATTGACCAGCATTATCAACAGCGGATTTTTCTCAATTGTTGAGGAACGTTACGGTGTTGCTATAGATGTGAATGGCGACTACTTCAGCGACATGTTCAAATTCGGGAACCAACGTCGTTCTGAAGGAAATACAGAAGCGATCTGGACTTTCGAACTCGAATACAATAAAGGTGGAATTTCCGGTGGATTTACAAATGCTCCTCAGCAACGTCGTAACTGGGTACCGGCTTATCACAATGTACCTGGAATGACTTACGTTTACGATGGTGTTGACGAAAGTTTTGTGCATCCGTACGGAGGTCGTGGTAACGGCCGTATTCGCCCAAGTAACTGGGTAAAATACGAGTTATACGAAGAAGGCGACATCCGTAATTCGGAAAACAACATAACACGAACAATGTATTACAATTCTCCCGGATATAGTGCAACATGGGGTGTTGATGCTAACGGCTACAGAGTTGACGCAGATTCTCCGGATGCAGTTAAAGTGGTAGAAGTTCAGGAAGGTGATACTGCATTAATTGCAGCAAGCGATACACTGGAAGTAATGTTTCCGTATACCCGTAAATGGGATTCATTCGATCCTACTGATCAGTGGGGATGGACAAACATCAAAGACTTCCCAATTATGCGTTTTGGCGAAACTTACCTGCTTCGTGCTGAGGCTCGTTTTAAAAACGGTAATGCCGCAGGTGCTGCCGACGATATTAACGTTTTACGTGACCGCGCTTTCAAAGCCGCACGTGCAGAAAGTGGCAACAGCGACTTAGGAAAAGTATCGTCATCAGATATCGATCTCGACTTTATCTTGGATGAACGTGCACGCGAATTGTTTGCTGAAGAAAACCGCCGTATGACATTGATGCGTACCGGAACTTTAGTTGAGCGCGCTGCATTGAACACCGAAAGTACTATTAAAGGTACAATCAGTGGTATTAGCGAGATCAACCTGTTGTTACCTATTCCGTTAAGCGAAATTCAGCGTAACAAAGATGTTCAGTGGGAACAAAACCCCGGATATAATTAG
- a CDS encoding glycoside hydrolase family 16 protein — translation MNRINHTKTILTKLFLALCLLVGYNSYAYNKQDAEKAKPKDLQLIWEDNFDNDGSPDAQNWNFEYGFVRNRELQWYQPQNAYCQNGRLIIEGKRENIFNPNYNPLSDDWRTNRSSAKYTSACLITKDLQEWPPFGYFEISARINVSNGAWPAIWLLGTEQGWPYCGEIDIMEFYRISSVPHLLANAAWGSELNYQAKWDDAKIPLEHFTKNDPEWADKFHTWSMHWDKKQISIYLDNELLNQIDLQQTINPDGRNPFTSDQKFYLLLNLAIGANGGDPTHTEFPIQFEVDYVKVYKETTN, via the coding sequence ATGAATCGTATTAACCATACGAAGACTATTCTTACAAAGCTGTTTTTAGCACTGTGCTTGTTAGTTGGATACAATAGTTACGCATACAACAAACAAGATGCAGAGAAAGCAAAGCCAAAAGATCTTCAATTAATTTGGGAGGATAATTTCGATAACGACGGTTCTCCGGATGCACAAAACTGGAATTTTGAATACGGATTTGTGCGCAACCGCGAATTGCAATGGTATCAACCTCAAAACGCCTATTGCCAAAATGGTCGCTTAATTATAGAAGGAAAAAGAGAAAACATTTTCAATCCTAATTACAATCCGCTAAGCGACGACTGGCGCACAAATCGTTCAAGCGCTAAATACACATCAGCATGCCTTATTACTAAAGATCTGCAGGAATGGCCTCCGTTTGGCTACTTCGAGATAAGTGCACGTATTAATGTTTCAAACGGTGCATGGCCCGCCATTTGGTTGTTGGGAACCGAGCAAGGCTGGCCGTATTGTGGCGAGATTGATATTATGGAGTTCTACCGTATTAGTAGTGTTCCGCACCTGTTGGCAAACGCTGCATGGGGCTCGGAATTAAATTACCAGGCCAAGTGGGACGATGCAAAAATTCCTTTAGAACATTTTACAAAAAACGATCCCGAATGGGCCGATAAATTCCACACCTGGTCGATGCACTGGGATAAAAAACAGATTAGTATTTACCTGGATAATGAGCTATTGAACCAAATCGATCTGCAACAAACAATCAATCCTGACGGCCGTAATCCTTTTACTTCCGATCAGAAATTCTACTTGTTGCTCAACCTTGCAATTGGAGCAAACGGGGGCGATCCGACACACACGGAATTCCCCATTCAATTTGAGGTTGATTATGTGAAAGTCTACAAAGAAACAACGAACTAG
- a CDS encoding TonB-dependent receptor, producing the protein MKKKSKLNQCYFSNGILKTMALALMLIIVHGTAAFAGSGTALQEKSVTGTVLSTSGESLPGVSILVKGTTHGTISDVDGNFSLSDVRSEDILVFSFIGMKEVEVTVGDQTNLEVTMEDAVIGVDEVVVVGYGTQKKSDITGSVSSVSEERLAKIPVSNVMQAVQGAVSGVSVTQVSSIPGEAPQVLVRGGGSLTASTDPYVVVDGIPISKMGGSINDINPNDIKSIEILKDASATAIYGMNGANGVILITTKSGKSSTPTIKYSGYVGVEEFANIPEMVSTDELLARYAEGNRINGSPLYEAPVKYQYEVENYKNGHTIDWIDEVSQTGIQQNHNISVSGGSENLSYYISGDLLDQKGVVKGYNYKRNSIRTNIDAQVTKYLKIGTNSSIVYHNRDGGRANLLNAEAMSPYGRMYEEDGTYTIYPMFGETLWANPMLPTTTSPERRQFNVNLNGFAYVTFGDIWKPLTGLTYRLNAGHSTIQSRNSNYTGQSVNDLLGTATIDRSETQAYTIENILRYDYDVNKHHIDLTGVYSSQERVYNTNWAQASDFVNDELGWDRMQAGASSSVSSYADRYAAISQMGRLNYSYDSRYLFTVTVRRDGSSVFADGMKYGTFPSVALGWNIRHESFMANAEKITNLKLRLSYGKSGNEAVSVYRTFTTMADRQIPFGGSTNIAMVTDRLGNGDLSWETKESLNLGLDFGFFNNRINGSLDLYTANNSDLLLSRKLPSASGFGSVTANIGETSTKGIELTLNTVNVATADFKWNSSIVFSNSKSEITELYGDGLDDIGSGWFLGEPIGVIRDYKKVGIWQEDEIANGDHLDWDPVAKPGDVKVADISGPDGVPDGVITDDDRVILGQTAPKWTGGLTNTFSYKNFTLNVFIQTVQGAMRNNRHIGMASDEIERRNSFADIGYWTPENQSNEWRSLNKNSNPHGYGFPVKNNFTRIKDITLNYDVPQHLLDKAGISALSMYLSGRNLYTFTDWIGWDPEERDTPRGWNNWDINYPAVRTVVFGINLTL; encoded by the coding sequence ATGAAAAAGAAGAGTAAATTGAATCAATGTTATTTCAGCAATGGGATTTTAAAAACCATGGCTTTGGCATTGATGTTAATCATTGTGCACGGAACTGCAGCATTTGCCGGCTCCGGAACTGCATTACAAGAAAAATCAGTCACTGGAACAGTGCTCAGCACAAGCGGCGAGTCGTTACCCGGTGTTTCGATTTTAGTTAAAGGAACTACACACGGAACAATTTCCGATGTTGACGGAAACTTCTCGCTTAGCGATGTTCGCTCTGAAGACATCCTTGTTTTCTCTTTTATCGGTATGAAAGAAGTAGAGGTTACAGTGGGCGATCAAACCAACCTTGAGGTTACCATGGAAGACGCCGTAATTGGTGTTGACGAGGTTGTGGTTGTTGGTTACGGTACGCAAAAGAAATCGGACATTACCGGTTCGGTAAGTTCAGTATCGGAAGAGCGACTGGCCAAAATACCTGTTTCAAACGTTATGCAGGCTGTTCAGGGTGCTGTTTCGGGTGTTAGTGTTACACAGGTTTCTTCTATTCCCGGTGAAGCTCCGCAAGTTTTGGTTCGCGGTGGCGGATCGTTAACGGCTTCAACAGATCCGTATGTTGTTGTAGACGGTATTCCTATTTCAAAAATGGGAGGATCGATCAACGATATCAACCCTAACGACATTAAATCAATCGAGATATTGAAAGATGCTTCTGCAACTGCAATTTACGGTATGAATGGTGCCAACGGTGTTATTCTTATCACTACTAAAAGCGGAAAATCATCGACACCGACCATTAAATATTCAGGTTATGTTGGTGTGGAAGAATTTGCCAATATCCCGGAAATGGTATCAACCGATGAATTACTTGCACGCTATGCCGAAGGTAACCGCATCAACGGTTCACCACTTTACGAAGCTCCTGTAAAATACCAGTACGAGGTAGAAAACTACAAAAACGGTCATACTATCGACTGGATCGACGAAGTATCGCAAACCGGTATTCAGCAAAATCACAACATCAGTGTTTCCGGTGGAAGTGAAAATTTAAGCTACTACATCTCGGGAGATTTATTAGATCAAAAAGGTGTTGTAAAAGGTTATAATTACAAACGTAACTCAATACGTACCAACATTGATGCGCAGGTTACCAAGTACCTGAAAATCGGAACCAACTCATCAATTGTTTATCACAACCGCGACGGTGGTCGTGCCAACCTGCTGAACGCAGAAGCGATGAGCCCTTACGGAAGAATGTACGAAGAGGATGGCACCTACACCATTTACCCAATGTTTGGTGAAACTTTGTGGGCCAACCCAATGCTTCCGACTACTACCAGTCCAGAGCGTCGCCAGTTCAACGTAAACCTGAATGGTTTTGCTTATGTAACTTTTGGCGACATCTGGAAACCACTTACCGGATTAACTTACCGTTTGAATGCAGGTCACTCTACTATTCAAAGCCGCAACAGTAACTACACCGGTCAATCGGTAAACGATTTACTTGGAACTGCGACTATTGATCGTAGCGAAACGCAGGCATATACAATCGAGAATATATTGCGTTACGATTATGATGTGAACAAACATCATATTGATCTGACCGGAGTTTATTCATCTCAGGAAAGAGTTTACAACACCAACTGGGCACAAGCAAGCGACTTTGTTAACGACGAGCTTGGATGGGACAGAATGCAGGCAGGTGCGAGCTCAAGTGTTAGCTCGTATGCCGACAGGTATGCTGCAATTTCGCAAATGGGACGTTTAAACTATTCGTACGACAGTCGTTACCTGTTTACAGTTACTGTACGTCGTGATGGCTCATCAGTTTTTGCCGATGGTATGAAATACGGTACATTCCCATCAGTTGCTCTTGGTTGGAATATTCGTCACGAGAGTTTTATGGCAAATGCCGAAAAAATTACCAACCTAAAACTGCGTTTATCATATGGTAAATCAGGAAACGAGGCTGTTAGCGTTTACCGCACGTTTACAACTATGGCCGACAGACAAATTCCGTTTGGCGGATCAACAAACATTGCCATGGTTACCGACCGTTTAGGTAACGGCGACTTAAGCTGGGAAACCAAAGAAAGTCTTAACCTTGGTTTGGATTTTGGTTTCTTCAACAACCGCATCAACGGTTCGCTTGATCTTTATACTGCTAACAACTCTGATTTGTTGCTATCGCGTAAATTACCATCTGCATCAGGATTCGGTTCGGTAACAGCCAACATTGGCGAAACTTCCACAAAAGGTATCGAACTTACACTGAACACCGTAAACGTTGCCACAGCAGACTTTAAATGGAACAGTTCAATCGTTTTCTCAAACAGCAAAAGTGAGATTACAGAACTTTATGGCGATGGCCTTGACGACATCGGTAGTGGTTGGTTTCTTGGCGAACCTATCGGCGTTATCCGCGATTACAAAAAAGTGGGCATCTGGCAGGAAGACGAGATTGCCAACGGCGATCATTTAGATTGGGACCCTGTAGCTAAACCTGGCGATGTTAAAGTTGCCGACATTAGTGGTCCTGATGGCGTACCAGACGGAGTTATTACCGACGACGACCGTGTTATTCTTGGCCAAACAGCTCCAAAATGGACCGGTGGTTTGACTAATACATTCTCGTATAAAAACTTCACTCTGAACGTATTTATCCAAACGGTGCAAGGTGCCATGCGAAACAACAGACACATTGGAATGGCTTCTGACGAAATTGAGCGCCGTAACAGTTTTGCCGACATTGGTTACTGGACTCCTGAAAACCAAAGTAACGAATGGCGTTCATTGAATAAAAACTCAAATCCACACGGATACGGATTCCCGGTTAAAAACAACTTCACTCGTATTAAAGACATTACTTTGAATTACGATGTGCCTCAGCATTTGCTCGACAAAGCAGGAATTAGCGCCTTAAGCATGTACTTGAGTGGACGTAACCTGTACACCTTTACCGACTGGATCGGTTGGGACCCTGAGGAAAGAGATACTCCACGTGGCTGGAACAATTGGGATATTAACTATCCGGCAGTAAGAACAGTAGTTTTTGGTATTAACCTTACTCTATAA